In Granulicella tundricola MP5ACTX9, a single genomic region encodes these proteins:
- the katG gene encoding catalase/peroxidase HPI, which translates to MSNEMKCPVPHGNNPSITSTETESPMHGAVTHNSRKIQRNEHWWPDRLDLAVLHQNNKLADPTGADFEYAKEFKTLDLDAVIKDLHVLMTDSQSWWPADYGHYGPFFIRMAWHSAGTYRTYDGRGGAGMGTQRFAPLNSWPDNVSLDKARRLLWPIKQKYGKKISWADLMILTGNVALESMGFKTFGYAGGRADVWVPQEDIFWGTEHTWLGSDRYQGDRELDKPLAAVQMGLIYVNPEGPDGKPDPVGSARDIRETFGRMAMNDEETFALISGGHTFGKAHGAHDPGPNVGPEPEGAPIEQQGLGWKNSVGKGNAEDTISSGLEGAWTSSPIKWDSEYLDNLYNYDWALKKGPGGAWQWYAVSEPANIPDAHIADKKHLPMMFTSDMALKFDPEYEKIGKRFQANPDQFADAFARAWFKLTHRDMGPIERYLGPLVPKERLIWQDPVPAVDHELIGEAEIAALKKILISGFSISQLVSTAWAAASSFRGSDKRGGANGARIRLEPQKNWEVNQPVVLAKVLATLEEVQKAFAESTSKKVSIADLIVLGGSAAVEEAAKKAGYDVTVPFAPGRTDASQEQTDVEAFEPLEQTADGFRNYLRLGHKLRAEELFIDRAQLLTLTAPEMTVLTGGLRVLGANYKQSKDGVLTNTPGTLTNDFFVNLLDMATEWKASTTAEGHFDGLDRATGEVKWTSTRVDLVFGANSQLRAIAEVYAASDAKEIFVKDFVAAWTKVMNLDRYDLRKS; encoded by the coding sequence ATGTCGAACGAAATGAAGTGCCCTGTGCCGCATGGCAACAACCCCTCGATCACCAGCACTGAGACGGAGTCGCCCATGCATGGTGCGGTGACTCACAACTCGCGCAAGATCCAGCGTAACGAGCACTGGTGGCCGGATCGCCTGGACCTTGCCGTCCTGCACCAGAATAACAAGCTGGCTGATCCTACCGGTGCAGACTTCGAGTATGCCAAGGAGTTCAAGACCCTCGATCTCGACGCCGTGATCAAGGACCTGCACGTTCTCATGACCGACTCGCAGAGCTGGTGGCCTGCGGACTACGGCCACTACGGCCCCTTCTTCATCCGCATGGCATGGCACAGCGCCGGCACCTACCGCACCTATGACGGCCGCGGCGGCGCGGGCATGGGCACGCAGCGGTTCGCTCCGCTCAATAGCTGGCCGGACAACGTAAGCCTCGATAAGGCTCGCCGTTTGCTTTGGCCGATCAAGCAGAAGTACGGCAAGAAGATCTCCTGGGCCGATCTCATGATCCTCACCGGCAACGTCGCGCTGGAGTCCATGGGCTTCAAGACCTTCGGCTACGCTGGTGGGCGTGCTGATGTGTGGGTTCCTCAGGAAGACATCTTCTGGGGTACGGAGCACACCTGGCTCGGCAGCGACCGTTACCAGGGGGACCGTGAGCTGGACAAGCCTCTTGCTGCTGTGCAGATGGGGCTTATCTACGTGAACCCGGAAGGCCCGGACGGCAAGCCGGATCCCGTAGGCTCCGCGCGCGATATCCGCGAGACCTTTGGCCGTATGGCGATGAACGATGAGGAGACCTTCGCGCTGATCTCCGGCGGTCACACCTTCGGTAAGGCTCACGGCGCACATGATCCCGGCCCCAATGTCGGTCCCGAGCCGGAAGGCGCACCGATCGAGCAGCAGGGACTTGGCTGGAAGAACTCCGTGGGCAAAGGCAACGCGGAAGACACTATCTCTTCCGGTCTTGAAGGCGCCTGGACGTCCAGCCCTATCAAATGGGATAGCGAGTACCTCGACAACCTCTACAACTACGACTGGGCACTGAAGAAGGGGCCTGGCGGTGCATGGCAGTGGTACGCCGTCAGCGAGCCGGCCAACATTCCGGATGCACACATTGCGGACAAAAAGCATCTGCCCATGATGTTTACCTCCGACATGGCGCTCAAGTTCGATCCCGAGTACGAGAAGATCGGCAAGCGCTTCCAGGCGAATCCCGATCAGTTCGCAGATGCGTTCGCTCGCGCCTGGTTCAAGCTGACCCATCGCGATATGGGTCCCATCGAGCGCTACCTCGGTCCGCTGGTTCCCAAGGAGCGTTTGATCTGGCAGGATCCCGTTCCGGCCGTCGATCACGAACTGATTGGGGAGGCGGAGATCGCCGCACTCAAGAAGATCCTCATCTCCGGCTTCTCCATCTCGCAACTTGTTTCGACTGCCTGGGCGGCTGCCTCGTCCTTCCGCGGCTCCGACAAGCGCGGGGGAGCCAACGGCGCACGTATCCGCCTGGAGCCTCAGAAGAACTGGGAGGTCAACCAGCCGGTTGTTCTTGCGAAGGTCCTCGCGACTTTGGAAGAGGTCCAGAAAGCCTTCGCAGAATCCACCAGCAAGAAGGTCTCGATTGCTGATCTGATTGTTCTTGGCGGCTCTGCTGCTGTTGAGGAGGCTGCGAAGAAGGCTGGTTACGACGTGACCGTTCCCTTTGCTCCCGGCCGCACGGACGCCTCGCAAGAGCAGACCGACGTGGAGGCCTTTGAGCCGCTCGAACAGACGGCCGATGGCTTCCGCAACTACCTCCGCCTGGGCCACAAGCTGCGCGCAGAGGAGTTGTTCATCGATCGCGCCCAGCTGCTCACGCTAACCGCGCCGGAGATGACGGTCCTCACCGGAGGGCTACGTGTCCTCGGCGCGAACTACAAGCAGTCCAAGGACGGCGTACTCACCAACACACCGGGTACGCTGACCAACGACTTCTTCGTCAACCTTCTGGACATGGCCACGGAGTGGAAGGCCTCGACCACTGCGGAAGGTCATTTTGATGGTCTCGATCGCGCTACCGGCGAAGTCAAGTGGACAAGCACCCGTGTCGACCTTGTCTTCGGCGCCAACTCTCAGCTTCGCGCAATCGCGGAGGTCTATGCAGCGTCTGACGCGAAGGAGATCTTCGTGAAGGACTTCGTGGCTGCATGGACCAAGGTCATGAACCTTGATCGCTACGATCTGCGTAAGTCATAG
- a CDS encoding alpha/beta fold hydrolase: protein MVRTLWLLILAPLLPVVGLLYQWIGLRYDRRRFLRLGRLVDIGKRRRLFMMEMGDEAGPSVIFESGIGSTSQNWARIQESVSEFAHTVSYDRLGLGWSTPAVSERIPSMVVQELRAMLQAAGIAPPYLLVGHSFGGLVVRYFAAEYPDEVIGVVLVDAMRTDEWPPVDESQRKLLDRGVQLTQWAVPIAYSGLARLTTMSFLHRSGRFTNLFTRVTGGRDVLERVTSELNKMPSAVWPIVAAHWSNPAYFRGMTAHIKGVPATVAEMLEATPIVGMPVVLLTPGHPKAISDTDLRKIGLDAEQLIAEKSGHWVHLDEPELVIEQIREMITVVRTGSPCKDTIEESVSAD, encoded by the coding sequence ATGGTCCGCACGTTGTGGCTGTTGATTTTAGCTCCCTTGCTTCCGGTTGTGGGCTTGCTCTATCAGTGGATTGGGTTGCGGTATGACCGAAGGCGTTTTCTTCGGTTAGGACGATTGGTAGACATTGGGAAGCGCCGACGGCTTTTCATGATGGAGATGGGCGACGAGGCTGGCCCGTCGGTGATCTTCGAATCTGGAATCGGATCAACGAGTCAGAATTGGGCCCGGATTCAAGAGTCCGTGAGTGAGTTCGCGCACACGGTTTCTTACGACAGGTTGGGGTTGGGTTGGAGCACCCCGGCGGTGTCGGAGCGCATTCCTTCCATGGTGGTGCAGGAGTTGCGGGCGATGCTGCAGGCAGCCGGCATCGCACCGCCTTACCTCCTGGTGGGGCATTCATTTGGTGGATTGGTCGTTCGGTATTTTGCGGCCGAGTATCCCGATGAGGTGATAGGCGTGGTGCTTGTGGATGCAATGCGCACCGACGAGTGGCCCCCTGTAGATGAGTCGCAGCGCAAGCTGTTAGATCGAGGGGTGCAACTCACACAGTGGGCTGTGCCGATTGCCTATTCGGGTCTGGCACGACTAACGACCATGTCGTTTCTACATCGATCCGGCAGATTCACCAACCTCTTCACGCGCGTGACTGGTGGGCGCGATGTGCTGGAGCGGGTGACAAGCGAATTGAACAAAATGCCATCAGCGGTATGGCCGATCGTGGCAGCTCACTGGTCGAACCCGGCCTATTTTCGCGGTATGACGGCGCATATCAAGGGAGTTCCTGCGACTGTAGCGGAGATGCTCGAGGCGACCCCCATTGTGGGCATGCCGGTGGTGTTGTTGACGCCGGGGCATCCAAAGGCGATTTCGGACACGGACTTGCGGAAGATCGGACTCGATGCGGAGCAACTGATTGCGGAAAAGAGCGGGCACTGGGTGCATCTCGACGAGCCGGAGTTGGTGATTGAGCAGATCCGCGAAATGATCACGGTTGTGAGGACTGGATCTCCATGCAAAGACACGATTGAGGAGAGCGTCTCGGCCGATTGA
- a CDS encoding glycosyltransferase yields the protein MARFGAFCFPGTGHLYPMTALARSLQLRGHEVVIFGIADTEATVRAAGIEFCQIGAEDYPPGTLKMLDEHLARLKGIAAFRFTLARIRNSTRMILRDGPQAVRLANVETLLVDEAEFAGNVADHLGLSWISIALLPPLLPDDRFPPFWFGWSAGQDRLSRFRNRLAIRFLLRIASPIFNEVNQQRIEWGLKPLTNPEDGLSPIAQITQLPQALEFEISGKNPVGLYYTGPFLHAQQRPPVDFPWERLDGRPIIYASMGTLQNGSESIFKTITDACAGLDAQLVISLGGGLDPARLGKLAGDPLVVRFVPQLEILKRASLVITHAGINTVLESLSEGVPMVAIPLANDQPGVAARLRARGACVVVSRHTLNLARLRKAVLLVLEDGKYREAAQVLQKTIQTLNGPDRAADLIEQVLHIRPTQLNP from the coding sequence ATGGCAAGATTCGGGGCATTTTGTTTTCCGGGAACCGGTCATCTCTATCCGATGACTGCGCTCGCACGTTCCTTGCAACTGAGAGGCCATGAGGTAGTGATCTTCGGGATCGCAGACACCGAGGCGACTGTGCGTGCGGCGGGTATCGAGTTTTGTCAGATCGGGGCCGAAGACTATCCGCCAGGAACCCTCAAAATGCTGGACGAGCACTTAGCCCGGCTAAAGGGGATTGCGGCCTTTCGATTCACCTTGGCCCGGATTAGAAATTCGACGCGGATGATCCTGCGCGATGGTCCACAGGCGGTCCGCTTAGCGAATGTAGAAACGCTGCTGGTCGACGAGGCCGAATTTGCTGGGAACGTGGCAGATCATTTAGGCCTGTCCTGGATCTCCATCGCCCTGCTTCCTCCCCTTCTTCCCGATGATCGATTTCCGCCCTTCTGGTTCGGCTGGTCGGCAGGCCAGGATCGGCTCAGCCGCTTCCGGAATCGTCTTGCCATTAGGTTCCTTCTGAGAATTGCTTCTCCCATCTTCAACGAAGTAAATCAGCAGCGCATCGAATGGGGGCTGAAGCCTTTAACAAATCCCGAAGACGGGTTATCACCGATAGCGCAAATCACGCAGTTGCCTCAGGCGCTGGAGTTCGAGATTTCCGGCAAAAACCCAGTTGGGCTTTATTACACGGGGCCATTCTTACACGCTCAACAGCGTCCTCCTGTCGACTTTCCCTGGGAACGCCTCGATGGACGGCCAATCATTTACGCCTCCATGGGTACTCTGCAGAACGGTTCGGAATCCATTTTCAAAACGATTACAGATGCCTGTGCCGGACTGGACGCACAGTTGGTGATTTCTCTGGGCGGCGGCCTTGATCCGGCACGACTGGGAAAGTTGGCCGGCGACCCCCTGGTAGTGCGTTTTGTTCCCCAGTTGGAGATCTTGAAGCGGGCATCCTTGGTGATCACACATGCAGGCATCAACACAGTCTTGGAATCTCTCTCGGAAGGAGTACCAATGGTGGCCATACCTCTCGCCAACGACCAGCCCGGAGTGGCTGCAAGGCTAAGGGCCCGTGGAGCATGCGTAGTGGTTTCACGACACACGTTAAACTTGGCCCGGCTTCGCAAAGCGGTCCTTCTCGTGCTTGAAGATGGCAAGTATCGTGAAGCAGCCCAGGTCTTACAGAAAACCATCCAGACATTGAATGGGCCAGACCGCGCTGCAGACCTTATCGAACAGGTCTTGCACATCCGCCCAACTCAGCTCAACCCCTGA
- a CDS encoding ABC transporter permease — translation MAKSLSFTGFVFKNLLRRRMRTLLTLAGIGTAVGAFVGLVGFSSAFEQQWLRIYSSSGTDIAVIQGTFLNTSMDESTTAKLLKLPDVAQASPTIFNLMDLTPDVNALVYGWKADAFQFSSLQILSGRRFRDGQAEVMLGDMLAQNLKKAPGDNLDIQGKPFAVTAIYHGASTLEASAVVMPLDQLQELSSLQGKVSTIDVRLRPVPRGEASEQYLKHAETEIEAALPGMRAVPAAQRASDNQFVKLAHASAWGTSSLALLIGVLGIANTMAMSVFERTREIGILRALGWNRWQVLAHIEIEAVALGLGGGLVGIAVGWCGLRVLAALPQTASLVSASLHLPLLAEALGIAVFAGLIAGALPAWRAGQLSPVDALRHD, via the coding sequence ATGGCCAAATCATTGTCGTTTACGGGTTTTGTTTTCAAAAATTTGCTCCGCCGGCGGATGAGAACTTTGCTCACCCTGGCGGGGATAGGAACAGCGGTTGGCGCGTTCGTGGGCCTCGTAGGTTTTTCGAGTGCCTTCGAACAGCAATGGTTGCGTATTTACTCCAGCAGCGGCACTGACATCGCCGTGATCCAGGGCACCTTTCTTAACACTTCGATGGACGAGTCGACGACAGCAAAGCTCTTGAAGTTGCCCGACGTGGCGCAGGCGTCGCCCACCATCTTCAACCTGATGGATCTGACCCCGGACGTGAATGCCCTGGTATACGGCTGGAAGGCGGATGCGTTTCAATTTAGTTCTCTACAGATTCTGAGTGGGCGGCGCTTTCGCGATGGCCAAGCAGAGGTCATGCTCGGCGACATGCTCGCGCAGAATCTGAAAAAGGCCCCGGGCGACAATCTTGACATCCAGGGAAAGCCTTTCGCAGTAACCGCTATCTACCACGGAGCTTCAACCCTTGAAGCGTCCGCGGTCGTCATGCCGCTTGATCAGTTGCAAGAGCTGAGCAGCCTGCAAGGCAAGGTTTCGACGATTGATGTTCGGCTGCGCCCAGTTCCCCGCGGAGAGGCTTCGGAACAATACTTAAAGCATGCTGAGACTGAGATCGAAGCAGCTCTACCCGGAATGCGAGCTGTCCCCGCAGCTCAACGCGCCAGCGACAATCAGTTCGTCAAGCTGGCCCATGCTTCGGCCTGGGGTACCTCTTCGCTCGCCCTCCTCATCGGCGTACTGGGAATCGCAAACACCATGGCAATGTCTGTTTTTGAGCGCACGAGGGAGATCGGCATCTTGCGCGCTCTAGGATGGAACCGCTGGCAGGTGCTGGCCCACATTGAGATTGAAGCAGTTGCACTCGGCCTCGGCGGGGGTTTGGTAGGTATCGCCGTAGGATGGTGCGGTTTGCGAGTGCTGGCCGCTTTGCCACAAACCGCGAGTCTCGTTTCGGCGTCACTCCATTTGCCACTCCTGGCCGAGGCGCTAGGAATCGCGGTGTTCGCCGGCTTAATTGCGGGAGCGCTTCCAGCGTGGCGCGCAGGGCAGCTTTCACCAGTTGATGCGCTTAGGCACGATTAG
- a CDS encoding SDR family oxidoreductase yields the protein MLVTGATGFLGVQLVRELLERKPSATLALLIRDTATQSAQQRADAFIPLAERSRVKVFAGDVSQPNCGLDSAAYDRLLAETTRVIHSAATVRFDHTLDEARRTNVEGTRHILDFAGGAHQLRSFAYVGTAYVAGERSGLVREDELVVGQSYRNTYEQTKAEAEALVQSRLASIPGMILRPSIIVGDSKTGVTSSFKMMYWPLKIYARRLWRTVPGYSDAVLDIVPVDFVARSVVQLLFDEAALGCTVHLCAGPLASATIQQVAHRAMEYFNGPEPRFIDPKIFFALVRPLLFLSLWGRKRRVLRDGSAYRDYFTMRMQFDTSNAERLLRPAGVSPPPVLDYLDHLFHYCVASDWGRKSISTQ from the coding sequence ATTTTAGTTACGGGCGCAACTGGCTTCCTTGGAGTGCAGTTGGTGCGCGAACTTCTGGAGCGGAAGCCGAGCGCTACACTGGCGCTGCTTATCCGCGATACGGCCACCCAGTCCGCTCAGCAACGTGCGGATGCCTTCATCCCTTTGGCGGAGCGCTCGCGGGTCAAGGTTTTTGCCGGTGACGTTAGCCAGCCAAATTGCGGGCTGGATTCCGCTGCCTACGACCGCCTCTTGGCTGAGACCACCCGAGTGATCCACTCCGCGGCTACAGTGCGGTTCGATCACACGCTCGATGAGGCCCGTCGCACTAACGTCGAAGGGACACGGCATATCCTCGATTTTGCAGGGGGGGCGCACCAGCTTCGGAGCTTCGCCTATGTTGGCACAGCTTACGTTGCCGGCGAACGATCGGGCCTAGTGCGCGAAGACGAGCTTGTTGTCGGTCAGAGCTATCGCAACACCTACGAACAAACGAAGGCGGAGGCGGAGGCCCTCGTCCAGTCGCGTCTTGCTTCGATACCCGGCATGATCCTGCGTCCCAGCATCATCGTAGGGGACTCCAAAACCGGCGTTACCTCCAGCTTCAAGATGATGTACTGGCCGCTGAAGATCTACGCTCGACGCCTTTGGCGCACCGTCCCTGGCTACTCGGACGCGGTACTCGACATCGTGCCCGTGGATTTTGTGGCCAGGTCTGTCGTTCAACTCCTGTTTGATGAAGCCGCCCTGGGCTGCACCGTTCATCTCTGTGCCGGACCGCTTGCGAGTGCGACTATCCAGCAAGTTGCACATCGTGCGATGGAATACTTCAACGGTCCCGAGCCGCGCTTTATCGATCCGAAGATCTTCTTCGCCCTCGTGCGGCCGCTTCTGTTCCTCTCTTTGTGGGGGCGCAAACGTCGTGTGCTACGCGACGGCAGTGCTTATCGTGATTATTTCACCATGCGCATGCAGTTTGACACCAGCAATGCCGAACGCCTTCTGCGGCCCGCCGGGGTGAGTCCGCCACCTGTACTCGATTATCTCGACCATCTTTTCCACTATTGTGTGGCCAGCGATTGGGGCCGAAAGTCGATCTCTACGCAATGA
- a CDS encoding class I adenylate-forming enzyme family protein: MANLVDELVRQKGDCEVAVHESGVFHLSDLHNEVCAMDTFLRQAIALRPGQPVAIYRSNNRECFHWFLAIIRAGGIAVPLNPQLSLVEVRRILADSGTEILITDRMVFERNVGDRQALEVRTWIQADDEKETLDGFLRLSEMGMPASPVIIDPSATVAIFHTSGTSGFPKGAALSSNALLGARASTVLSGLLLGSRDLALIALPWSHIMAVSIALYGLMAGIRGCFLERFDVEAALDLVERFHVTAFVGVPTMFARVVNSNPAPARLASVRVWLSASDHLPSEVRGRLRQFGALSWLFGRRIPPVILNGYGLVELGGLAMMGIELPLLRGSGDLCFPVPPFHIRLVDEKGQTVPVGVTGECQIRRRGLAPHYWKDKVKDEAQGLLTRDGWLRTGDLATRNRLGLILLVGRTKDVIKSGGYSVYVRELEEAILAHPAVARAVAFGLPHYEKGEIPVAAVELQTGSFCEEADLVDWCRSNLAAYKAPRRIWILEPGALPQNHSGKFLRRVLKERFTDAVPLK; the protein is encoded by the coding sequence GTGGCCAATCTTGTCGATGAACTCGTTCGTCAAAAGGGGGATTGTGAAGTCGCCGTTCACGAAAGTGGCGTCTTTCATCTCTCCGACTTGCACAATGAAGTTTGCGCCATGGATACCTTTTTGCGGCAGGCCATTGCGCTTCGCCCGGGGCAGCCGGTTGCCATCTATCGCAGCAACAATCGGGAATGTTTTCATTGGTTTCTTGCGATCATTCGCGCCGGAGGCATTGCGGTTCCGTTGAACCCGCAACTATCGCTCGTGGAAGTGCGTAGGATTCTTGCCGATAGCGGCACAGAGATTCTTATCACCGACAGGATGGTCTTCGAACGCAACGTTGGTGACCGCCAGGCTCTTGAAGTACGCACCTGGATACAAGCTGATGACGAGAAGGAAACGCTCGACGGATTTCTGCGCCTCTCCGAGATGGGTATGCCAGCCTCTCCAGTCATCATCGATCCATCCGCAACGGTTGCTATCTTTCATACTTCCGGTACTAGTGGTTTCCCCAAGGGGGCGGCCCTGTCCAGCAATGCGCTACTCGGAGCGCGCGCGTCCACGGTACTCTCCGGGCTACTCTTAGGATCGCGAGACCTTGCGCTGATAGCCTTGCCGTGGTCACACATTATGGCCGTGAGCATTGCCTTATATGGCCTCATGGCCGGGATACGTGGGTGCTTCCTTGAACGCTTCGATGTCGAGGCTGCGCTGGACCTTGTTGAGCGCTTCCACGTCACTGCCTTCGTTGGCGTACCAACCATGTTTGCCCGCGTGGTCAATAGCAACCCCGCGCCCGCGCGCCTGGCGAGTGTGCGAGTTTGGCTGTCTGCAAGCGACCATCTTCCTTCTGAGGTTCGTGGGCGACTGCGCCAGTTCGGAGCGCTCTCCTGGCTGTTCGGTCGGCGTATACCGCCTGTGATCCTGAATGGCTATGGTTTGGTTGAACTGGGTGGACTCGCCATGATGGGCATTGAACTTCCATTGCTGCGCGGGAGTGGCGACTTGTGTTTCCCCGTACCACCATTTCATATCCGCCTGGTCGATGAGAAAGGCCAGACTGTGCCAGTGGGGGTTACAGGTGAATGTCAGATTCGTCGACGAGGTCTCGCCCCACATTACTGGAAAGACAAGGTGAAGGACGAGGCTCAGGGCCTTCTTACCCGGGACGGCTGGTTACGTACCGGTGACCTGGCCACGCGCAATCGCCTTGGGCTAATCCTGCTTGTGGGGCGAACAAAGGATGTGATCAAGTCGGGTGGCTATTCCGTGTACGTTCGCGAACTGGAAGAGGCGATTCTGGCCCATCCTGCTGTGGCCCGCGCGGTAGCCTTCGGTCTCCCCCACTACGAAAAGGGTGAAATCCCCGTGGCCGCCGTTGAACTGCAGACCGGTTCTTTTTGCGAGGAAGCCGACCTGGTGGATTGGTGCCGCAGCAATCTTGCGGCTTACAAAGCGCCCCGGCGCATCTGGATTCTTGAGCCCGGCGCCCTGCCGCAGAATCATAGCGGCAAGTTTCTTCGGCGAGTCTTAAAAGAACGATTTACCGATGCTGTTCCACTGAAATAG
- a CDS encoding outer membrane lipoprotein-sorting protein: MRLASFVAAAMLCVATSAHAVDARAAIAIARQRVEATDSRASGHLVRVNANGKRVSNAFTLEAHWFPGVLRALIEIVPPRTPAENANQDARVSILLEMRPNGQNTIQIFRPHESAPALLPFDKWSESVFGSDFNYEDFLQPEFYWQNQTILRSDKFGVHDCDVLKSVPEGSNRSHYVEVQTWLDHNINYPVYVEKTPKDAAGVKEFTYSGLTQSGGVWAARQVGVKVRGRPGLTLLLIEHGSTRANLNIRDFSPEKISHFEDQP; the protein is encoded by the coding sequence ATGAGACTCGCCTCCTTTGTCGCTGCGGCAATGCTCTGCGTAGCAACCTCTGCGCATGCGGTAGACGCTCGAGCGGCAATTGCAATTGCACGGCAGCGCGTTGAAGCCACGGATTCTCGTGCCAGCGGGCACCTCGTTCGGGTCAATGCAAATGGAAAGAGGGTTAGCAATGCATTTACCCTTGAGGCGCATTGGTTCCCAGGCGTTCTGCGCGCGCTCATTGAGATCGTCCCGCCCCGGACGCCGGCGGAGAATGCGAATCAAGACGCGCGTGTCAGTATCTTGCTTGAAATGCGGCCAAACGGCCAGAATACGATTCAAATTTTCCGGCCACACGAGTCCGCTCCAGCTTTACTACCGTTTGATAAGTGGAGTGAGAGCGTATTCGGTAGCGACTTCAACTATGAAGACTTTTTGCAGCCAGAGTTCTACTGGCAGAACCAAACAATCCTCAGAAGTGATAAATTCGGCGTTCACGATTGCGATGTACTGAAGAGTGTGCCCGAAGGATCGAATCGTTCGCACTATGTCGAGGTCCAGACGTGGCTCGATCACAACATCAACTACCCCGTCTATGTTGAAAAAACACCGAAGGATGCAGCAGGCGTTAAAGAATTTACCTACTCTGGTTTGACCCAGTCGGGTGGAGTTTGGGCGGCCAGACAGGTGGGAGTGAAGGTGCGTGGCCGGCCTGGATTGACCCTCCTGCTCATCGAGCACGGAAGTACGAGAGCAAACCTGAACATCAGGGATTTCAGCCCTGAGAAAATCAGCCACTTTGAAGATCAGCCATGA
- a CDS encoding ABC transporter ATP-binding protein: MADPILEVCNLHKNYDQGRIEALRGIDLSIDAGEFVAISGHSGSGKSTLLHLLGGLDTPTSGEVQFRGAILGSSISLDKYRCHHVGFIFQSFYLLPTLRAIENVQAPMLATGDGGSDREKRAEALLREVGLESRMRQYPNELSGGERQRVAIARALANNPSILLADEPTGNLDSKNSARIMEILTGLQKTRGMTLIVITHEPEIANSAPRHIRIHDGRIMP; the protein is encoded by the coding sequence ATGGCTGATCCCATCCTGGAAGTATGCAACCTGCATAAGAATTATGATCAAGGGCGAATCGAGGCTCTTCGCGGCATCGATCTCTCGATTGACGCTGGCGAGTTCGTTGCGATCAGCGGACACAGTGGAAGCGGCAAATCTACCCTGCTCCACCTACTGGGCGGCCTTGATACTCCCACCAGTGGCGAGGTTCAGTTTAGAGGCGCGATTTTAGGCTCTTCAATCAGCCTCGACAAGTATCGCTGTCATCATGTCGGATTCATCTTCCAGTCCTTTTACCTGTTACCCACCCTGCGTGCTATCGAAAATGTGCAGGCTCCGATGCTCGCCACGGGAGACGGCGGCAGCGATCGCGAGAAACGCGCCGAGGCGCTGCTGCGCGAAGTAGGGCTGGAGTCTCGAATGCGCCAATACCCCAATGAACTCTCCGGGGGAGAACGACAACGCGTTGCAATTGCTCGGGCGCTCGCCAATAATCCTTCCATCTTGCTTGCGGATGAGCCCACTGGAAATCTGGACAGCAAGAACTCGGCGCGAATTATGGAAATTTTGACCGGGCTCCAGAAGACCCGCGGCATGACGCTCATTGTCATTACACATGAGCCTGAGATCGCGAACTCCGCACCGCGTCACATTCGAATCCACGATGGAAGGATCATGCCATGA